One Malus sylvestris chromosome 14, drMalSylv7.2, whole genome shotgun sequence DNA segment encodes these proteins:
- the LOC126600436 gene encoding uncharacterized protein LOC126600436, whose product MTIDAGKNWSLVEDVALCTSWVEVTHNSLTGNEMQLREMWSLIHTKFLEQMSGKRTKESMFSRWKILSHSFSTWRDALTQASSNVRSGANYADEQLQAQAWYAAKIKSRNKSFNRWECWNIVKDYPKFKVVPVGPEVCMNSIPLHSTFVHNTPPHSTPDHGSHVDEEDGEETLKWFERLELAEMKIMELPECMAAMTEKVVMP is encoded by the exons atgactATTGATGCAGGTAAGAATTGGTCGCTtgttgaagatgttgcgttgtgcactagctgggttgaagttactcataattcccttacgggtaatgagatgcagttgcgagaaatgtggagtttaattcataccaaatttcttgagcaaatgagtgggaaaagaaccaaagaatcgatgttcagtcgttggaaaatacttagccattcctttagtacgtggagagatgccttgacacaagctagtagtaatgttcgaagtggggcaaattatgcggatgag caacttcaagcacaagcatggtatgctgccaaaatcaaatcaagaaacaaatcattcaaccggtgggaatgttggaatattgttaaagattatcctaaattcaaagttgtgcctgttggtccagaagtatgcATGAACAGCATCCCTCTACACAGTACTTTTGTACACAACACCCCTCCACACTCTACGCCCGATCATGGCTCccatgttgatgaagaagatggagaagaa ACTTTGAAGTGGTTTGAGAGGCTTGAGTTGGCTGAGATGAAGATTATGGAGCTTCCTGAGTGCATGGCTGCGATGACTGAGAAGGTTGTG
- the LOC126600836 gene encoding uncharacterized protein At2g29880-like isoform X2, which translates to MYAGSSTTSDHVRANWTPSQDNFFIDLMLEQYDTDILKNRYKRLRKQYSEMKSLVDQGNFRWDETQQMITADDNVWNNYIKAHPEMQPYRTKVISHYDELCIICGHAVADGRYSLSCYDMDFENEARGMEFQDPTDADPKKIDWSQIMDQFFVELMLDEVRKGNKVGCTFKKKSWINMITCFNEKFGFQHGRAVLKNRYNVLRKHYSSVNALLDQKGFTWDETQQKVVADDPVWNKYIEAHPSFHMYRNKAMPYYSDLCVICGNEARLLKEVPSSCNEALDKGTFAKKIDGDATPIVDKQNVQKKALDSSDVKNLSDQKERHSHDVTQTLHQSKKPQRTDGVAANALGDMAVAESPLKKKLKKEASVSIEKVIDVLKAIPDIDDDLLLDAIDLLEDEKRARMFLALHPALRKKWLMRKLRPQ; encoded by the exons ATGTATGCCGGTTCTTCTACCACCAGTGACCATGTAAGGGCTAACTGGACTCCATCACAAGACAATTTTTTCATTGACCTTATGCTAGAACAA TATGATACAGATATTCTGAAAAATCGATACAAAAGATTGAGGAAGCAGTACAGCGAGATGAAGAGTCTTGTTGATCAGGGAAACTTTAGATGGGATGAAACGCAACAGATGATAACAGCTGACGATAATGTGTGGAATAATTATATCAAG GCCCACCCTGAAATGCAACCGTACAGAACAAAAGTCATTTCGCATTATGACGAGTTGTGCATAATATGTGGCCATGCAGTTGCTGATGGAAGATACAGTCTTTCATGTTACGATATGGACTTTGAGAACGAAG CAAGAGGAATGGAATTTCAAGATCCCACTGATGCTGATCCTAAAAAAATTGACTGGTCACAGATTATGGACCAATTTTTCGTTGAACTAATGTTGGATGAAGTGCGCAAAGGGAATAAGGTTGGTTGCACTTTCAAGAAGAAATCATGGATTAACATGATCACATGCTTTAATGAGAAATTCGGGTTTCAGCATGGTAGGGCTGTATTGAAAAATCGGTACAATGTCCTCAGGAAACATTACAGTAGCGTTAACGCCCTGCTTGATCAAAAGGGTTTTACTTGGGATGAAACACAACAAAAGGTGGTAGCTGATGATCCGGTTTGGAACAAATATATAGAG GCACATCCCAGTTTCCACATGTACAGAAATAAAGCTATGCCATATTATTCCGATTTGTGTGTCATATGCGGAAATGAGGCTAGACTTTTGAAAGAAGTTCCATCAAGCTGCAATGAAGCTCTTGACAAGGGAACCTTTGCTAAGAAAATTGACGGAGATGCTACACCTATTGTTGACAAACAAAATGTTCAGAAAAAAGCATTGGATTCAAGTGATGTCAAGAATTTATCAGATCAAAAGGAAAGGCACAGTCACGATGTCACACAAACCTTACACCAGTCTAAGAAACCACAAAGAACGGATGGAGTTGCGGCCAATGCTCTAGGAGATATGGCAGTTGCAGAGTCACCGTTGAAGAAGAAactgaagaaagaggcatctgTATCCATAGAGAAAGTTATTGATGTCTTAAAGGCTATACCGGACATTGATGATGATTTACTACTGGATGCCATTGACCTTTTGGAGGATGAGAAGAGAGCCAGGATGTTTTTAGCATTGCACCCCGCTCTGCGAAAGAAGTGGTTGATGAGAAAGCTTCGTCCACAGtga
- the LOC126600836 gene encoding L10-interacting MYB domain-containing protein-like isoform X1: MYAGSSTTSDHVRANWTPSQDNFFIDLMLEQVSKGNKTGHGFRKQAWADMIVLFNNEFGFKYDTDILKNRYKRLRKQYSEMKSLVDQGNFRWDETQQMITADDNVWNNYIKAHPEMQPYRTKVISHYDELCIICGHAVADGRYSLSCYDMDFENEARGMEFQDPTDADPKKIDWSQIMDQFFVELMLDEVRKGNKVGCTFKKKSWINMITCFNEKFGFQHGRAVLKNRYNVLRKHYSSVNALLDQKGFTWDETQQKVVADDPVWNKYIEAHPSFHMYRNKAMPYYSDLCVICGNEARLLKEVPSSCNEALDKGTFAKKIDGDATPIVDKQNVQKKALDSSDVKNLSDQKERHSHDVTQTLHQSKKPQRTDGVAANALGDMAVAESPLKKKLKKEASVSIEKVIDVLKAIPDIDDDLLLDAIDLLEDEKRARMFLALHPALRKKWLMRKLRPQ; the protein is encoded by the exons ATGTATGCCGGTTCTTCTACCACCAGTGACCATGTAAGGGCTAACTGGACTCCATCACAAGACAATTTTTTCATTGACCTTATGCTAGAACAAGTGAGCAAAGGGAACAAAACCGGTCATGGATTTAGGAAACAAGCTTGGGCAGATATGATTGTACTCTTTAATAATGAATTTGGGTTTAAGTATGATACAGATATTCTGAAAAATCGATACAAAAGATTGAGGAAGCAGTACAGCGAGATGAAGAGTCTTGTTGATCAGGGAAACTTTAGATGGGATGAAACGCAACAGATGATAACAGCTGACGATAATGTGTGGAATAATTATATCAAG GCCCACCCTGAAATGCAACCGTACAGAACAAAAGTCATTTCGCATTATGACGAGTTGTGCATAATATGTGGCCATGCAGTTGCTGATGGAAGATACAGTCTTTCATGTTACGATATGGACTTTGAGAACGAAG CAAGAGGAATGGAATTTCAAGATCCCACTGATGCTGATCCTAAAAAAATTGACTGGTCACAGATTATGGACCAATTTTTCGTTGAACTAATGTTGGATGAAGTGCGCAAAGGGAATAAGGTTGGTTGCACTTTCAAGAAGAAATCATGGATTAACATGATCACATGCTTTAATGAGAAATTCGGGTTTCAGCATGGTAGGGCTGTATTGAAAAATCGGTACAATGTCCTCAGGAAACATTACAGTAGCGTTAACGCCCTGCTTGATCAAAAGGGTTTTACTTGGGATGAAACACAACAAAAGGTGGTAGCTGATGATCCGGTTTGGAACAAATATATAGAG GCACATCCCAGTTTCCACATGTACAGAAATAAAGCTATGCCATATTATTCCGATTTGTGTGTCATATGCGGAAATGAGGCTAGACTTTTGAAAGAAGTTCCATCAAGCTGCAATGAAGCTCTTGACAAGGGAACCTTTGCTAAGAAAATTGACGGAGATGCTACACCTATTGTTGACAAACAAAATGTTCAGAAAAAAGCATTGGATTCAAGTGATGTCAAGAATTTATCAGATCAAAAGGAAAGGCACAGTCACGATGTCACACAAACCTTACACCAGTCTAAGAAACCACAAAGAACGGATGGAGTTGCGGCCAATGCTCTAGGAGATATGGCAGTTGCAGAGTCACCGTTGAAGAAGAAactgaagaaagaggcatctgTATCCATAGAGAAAGTTATTGATGTCTTAAAGGCTATACCGGACATTGATGATGATTTACTACTGGATGCCATTGACCTTTTGGAGGATGAGAAGAGAGCCAGGATGTTTTTAGCATTGCACCCCGCTCTGCGAAAGAAGTGGTTGATGAGAAAGCTTCGTCCACAGtga
- the LOC126600837 gene encoding uncharacterized protein LOC126600837 yields MEKPRKITQYRERLDRTLASPSLTDKEALKTLVKNQLIRSKENENEGCSENEVEEKTAEVSNLLDMLRSASFVDDKGLNTRETTTQPEWKLKQDNEEFRVMYREGIEGSPFHTLLAEGYVDGPVDVCLCISWESDLYKKWWPQSTVPTFKVLSTKCLQKVRIGEQISLVRMKIPWPLSPREAAMHYFMFEYFQDDLIVVLLKSISDLESIDGTHCPINEATAGSKDAVMIDLVGGFALQKVTNERSYFRTIASMDIKMDFVPPSLINFISRQLIGSGFKLYQKVVSSKLNCNEDYSKVLSGPLYSRIREALYSHNESNGALEENKLHSDAFSLLEEHLAKDKTDESLVGVDQKVDNDDPAIEAAPDDAQVNLASQAASEVAQVIGGSSFGEIEEVESEESRQFEVQTPNRVAERDHVNGKRNVLISSEVEQALKTLEKVIYKVRQNGSNAQIQSSSGFTNGIPPKENDVGNPKYLEGGVCGSGEHVLEVSKEVETTLPKSARNSNAGSNSLSKDVHPNRIVPTSLEQELSISYDSNQVALRSSKDGTAEVPVVDHIMHRTDQMNSETNGDHGSSPSRTTKSRQHGAQRFCCFSIS; encoded by the exons ATGGAGAAACCGCGAAAGATCACTCAGTACAGGGAGAGGCTGGACAGAACACTAGCATCTCCTAGTCTAACTGATAAGGAAGCATTGAAAACCCTCGTCAAGAATCAGCTGATTCGTTCCaaggaaaatgaaaatgaag GATGCAGTGAGAATGAGGTTGAAGAAAAGACGGCTGAAGTATCCAATTTACTGGACATGTTAAGAAGTGCTTCCTTTGTTGATGACAAGGGATTGAATACCCGTGAGACCACAACCCAACCCGAATGGAAA TTAAAACAGGATAATGAAGAGTTCCGTGTGATGTATCGTGAGGGGATTGAAGGCAGTCCCTTTCATACATTACTTGCTGAAGGCTATGTAGACGGGCCTGTAGATGTCT GTTTATGCATCTCGTGGGAGTCAGACCTTTACAAGAAATG GTGGCCTCAGTCTACAGTTCCAACTTTCAAAGTCCTCTCTACCAAATGTCTGCAGAAGGTCCGGATCGGTGAACAGATATCTTTAGTGAG gATGAAAATTCCATGGCCACTTTCACCTAGGGAGGCTGCTATGCACTATTTTATGTTTGAGTACTTCCAAGATGATCTGATTGTTGTGCTCTTGAAATCG ATCTCCGACTTGGAAAGCATTGATGGTACTCATTGTCCCATCAATGAGGCTACTGCTGGATCAAAGGATGCTGTAATGATAGATTTGGTGGGTGGCTTTGCTTTGCAGAAGGTTACCAACGAAAGAAGTTACTTTCG GACAATAGCAAGTATGGATATAAAGATGGATTTTGTCCCGCCATCCCTTATAAATTTTATCTCGAGGCAGCTCATTGGCAGTGGTTTCAAACTCTATCAAAAG GTAGTGTCTTCTAAGCTTAACTGCAACGAAGATTACAGTAAGGTCTTGAGTGGCCCGCTGTACTCTCGGATACGTGAAGCTCTTTATTCACATAATGAATCAAATGGGGCTTTGGAAGAAAACAAGCTACACAGTGACGCATTCAGTCTCTTGGAAGAACATCTGGCAAAAGATAAGACAGATGAGAGTTTGGTGGGTGTGGATCAGAAAGTCGATAATGATGACCCTGCAATTGAAGCTGCTCCAGATGATGCACAAGTTAACCTTGCAAGTCAAGCTGCTTCAGAAGTTGCACAAGTTATAGGTGGAAGCTCATTTGGTGAGATTGAGGAGGTAGAGAGCGAAGAAAGCAGGCAGTTTGAGGTTCAAACACCCAACAGAGTTGCTGAAAGGGATCATGTAAATGGAAAGAGAAATGTTTTGATCAGTTCTGAAGTGGAACAAGCTCTCAAAACATTAGAAAAGGTAATTTATAAGGTTCGGCAAAATGGATCAAATGCTCAAATTCAGTCCTCTTCTGGCTTCACCAATGGAATCCCCCCAAAGGAAAATGATGTAGGTAACCCAAAATATTTAGAAGGTGGAGTTTGCGGAAGTGGTGAACATGTTCTTGAAGTATCTAAAGAAGTCGAGACGACTTTGCCCAAGTCCGCAAGGAATAG TAATGCAGGGTCGAATTCCTTGTCGAAGGATGTTCACCCTAACAGAATAGTACCTACTTCCCTAGAGCAGGAACTTTCGATTTCTTATGACAGTAACCAGGTTGCATTGCGTTCCTCCAAGGACGGAACTGCAGAGGTACCTGTTGTGGATCATATTATGCATCGAACAGACCAGATGAACTCCGAGACAAACGGTGATCATGGAAGTAGCCCTAGTAGAACAACGAAGTCGAGGCAGCATGGAGCGCAACGGTTCTGTTGCTTCAGCATCAGTTAA